Proteins co-encoded in one Bos mutus isolate GX-2022 unplaced genomic scaffold, NWIPB_WYAK_1.1 CTG876, whole genome shotgun sequence genomic window:
- the LOC138987153 gene encoding melanoma-associated antigen 6-like: MTELSKPEEDLQDPGEAQGLEEVQLLGAEVGEAASASASSPAVSCSALPQEALNEMVANLMKFLLLKYRAKEMTSQAEMLKKVLRDNQEHFLEVFSQASESLQLVFGVEVREVDPREHIYIMVPTLGLTCDAMQSSGQSMLKASLLVLVLSLKRKSGEHSANEDVCQEGALCFGEPRELLTQVWVYEGYLEYWQVSDNDPACFEFLCGHQACTETSK, encoded by the coding sequence ATGACTGAGCTCAGCAAGCCTGAGGAAGACCTTCAGGACCCAGGCGAGGCCCAGGGCCTGGAGGAGGTGCAGCTCTTGGGGGCTGAGGTGGGGGAGGCTGCATCAGCCTCGGCCTCCTCCCCCGCAGTCTCCTGCTCTGCCTTGCCCCAGGAAGCTCTGAATGAGATGGTGGCTAACCTGATGAAGTTCCTGCTCCTCAAATATCGGGCCAAGGAGATGACCTCCCAGGcggaaatgctgaagaaggtcCTCAGGGATAACCAGGAGCACTTCTTGGAGGTCTTCAGCCAAGCCTCCGAGAGCCTGCAGCTGGTCTTTGGTGTGGAGGTGAGGGAGGTAGACCCCAGGGAGCACATCTACATCATGGTCCCCACCCTGGGCCTCACCTGCGATGCAATGCAGAGCAGTGGGCAGAGCATGCTCAAGGCCAGCCTCCTGGTGCTGGTCCTCAGCCTGAAGAGGAAGTCTGGGGAACATTCAGCAAATGAGGATGTTTGTCAGGAGGGAGCACTGTGTTTTGGGGAACCCAGAGAGCTGCTGACCCAAGTGTGGGTGTATGAGGGGTACCTGGAGTACTGGCAGGTGTCTGACAACGACCCTGCTTGCTTCGAGTTCCTGTGTGGTCACCAGGCCTGTACAGAGACCAGCAAGTAG